The following proteins are co-located in the Frigidibacter mobilis genome:
- a CDS encoding DUF4962 domain-containing protein has translation MSGNSLPALDEPKTGGLTVRYAPAEAARIVENPPRFSWLPVIEDEATYVLRISADPAFPASGTRVFTRLPLNFFTPDAVLEPGKHHWSYAVCDPRTGAPVTGWSKTRSFHVAAGLPETPLPARDVRFKAATRAHPRLWLTPGRLAEFRASVAADPDHCTWARFYEASVLPWMDREIMAEPAGYPGHRRTASVWRQTYIDCQELLYAIRHMAIGGQVTGDQAMLDRAKQWLLSAAAWNPAGTTSRVYTDEWAFRVNLALAWGYDWLHDQLTEEERALVREALLVRTRETADHIIKNAKIHLFPFDSHAVRAVSAVLIPAAIALLDDEPEAEAWLHYSAEFLFTLYSPWGDEDGGWAEGPHYWMTGMAYLIDAANLLKGYCGLDLYRRPFFQKTGDFPLYTKAPDTRRATFGDDSSLGDLPSVKIGYNLRQFAGVTGNGAYQWYYDEIRRTNPGTETAFYNWGWWDFNFDEMLYRSDFPIIEGEAPAEGDCFRWFRGTGWVAIQHRMQDPGEHLQFVMKSSPFGSISHSHGDQNAFCLAAFGEDLVIQSGHYVAFNSTMHKHWRRETRSKNAILIDGKGQYSGDNKAQAMAAAGRIVTAEDRGDHVFIRGDATAAYKLLSPAVTSVLRDVYVVNNEYLVIVDDIGADEPVAIDWRLHANAPMALGDSSFRYIGERAGFYGQILWSEAGAPKLSQETGFPGVDPSEIAGLAVSTCLTASFPKAMRHQIATLIVPYPVAAPRRVFSFLDDQGYDCNLYFTDAQDRTFKVVIPKTFDVGSASTPSRAKRETV, from the coding sequence ATGTCTGGAAACTCCCTTCCTGCGCTCGATGAACCCAAGACCGGGGGCCTGACCGTCCGCTATGCACCCGCCGAGGCTGCCAGGATCGTGGAGAACCCGCCGCGCTTTTCCTGGCTGCCGGTGATCGAGGACGAGGCGACCTATGTGCTGCGGATCTCGGCCGATCCGGCGTTTCCGGCCAGCGGCACCCGGGTCTTCACGCGCCTGCCGCTGAATTTCTTCACGCCTGATGCGGTGCTGGAGCCGGGCAAGCACCACTGGTCCTACGCGGTCTGCGATCCCAGGACCGGCGCGCCGGTGACGGGCTGGAGCAAGACGCGCAGCTTCCACGTTGCGGCGGGCTTGCCCGAAACGCCGCTGCCTGCGCGCGATGTGCGCTTCAAGGCCGCTACCCGTGCCCACCCGCGGCTGTGGCTGACTCCGGGCCGGCTGGCAGAGTTCAGGGCATCTGTTGCGGCCGACCCGGACCACTGTACCTGGGCGAGGTTTTACGAAGCGTCGGTGCTGCCCTGGATGGACCGCGAGATCATGGCAGAGCCTGCGGGTTATCCGGGCCACAGGCGCACCGCCTCGGTCTGGCGCCAGACCTATATCGACTGCCAGGAACTGCTATACGCAATCCGCCACATGGCCATCGGCGGGCAGGTGACCGGCGATCAGGCGATGCTGGACCGGGCGAAGCAGTGGCTGCTCAGCGCGGCCGCGTGGAACCCCGCCGGCACCACCTCGCGCGTCTATACCGACGAATGGGCGTTCCGGGTGAATCTGGCGCTGGCCTGGGGCTATGACTGGCTGCATGACCAGCTGACCGAGGAAGAGCGGGCGCTGGTCCGCGAGGCCCTTCTAGTGCGCACGCGCGAGACTGCCGACCACATCATCAAGAACGCCAAGATCCATCTCTTCCCCTTTGACAGTCACGCCGTGCGTGCCGTGTCGGCGGTGCTGATCCCGGCGGCGATCGCGCTGCTGGACGACGAACCCGAGGCCGAGGCGTGGCTGCATTACTCGGCGGAGTTCCTGTTCACGCTCTATTCGCCCTGGGGCGATGAGGATGGTGGCTGGGCCGAGGGGCCGCATTACTGGATGACCGGCATGGCCTATCTGATCGACGCGGCCAACCTGCTGAAGGGCTATTGCGGGCTGGATCTCTACCGCCGTCCGTTCTTCCAGAAGACCGGGGATTTCCCGCTTTACACCAAGGCGCCGGACACCCGCCGCGCGACCTTTGGCGATGACAGTTCCCTGGGCGATCTGCCCTCGGTCAAGATTGGCTACAACCTGCGCCAGTTCGCCGGCGTTACCGGCAATGGCGCCTATCAGTGGTATTACGACGAGATCCGCCGCACCAACCCGGGCACCGAAACGGCTTTCTACAACTGGGGCTGGTGGGACTTCAATTTCGACGAGATGCTGTATCGGTCCGATTTCCCGATCATCGAGGGGGAGGCTCCGGCCGAGGGCGACTGCTTCCGCTGGTTCAGGGGCACCGGCTGGGTGGCGATCCAGCACCGGATGCAGGATCCGGGCGAGCATCTCCAGTTCGTGATGAAATCCTCGCCCTTCGGGTCGATCAGCCATAGCCACGGCGACCAGAACGCCTTCTGCCTTGCCGCCTTTGGCGAGGATCTGGTGATCCAGTCGGGGCATTACGTCGCCTTCAACAGCACCATGCACAAGCACTGGCGCCGCGAGACCCGGTCGAAGAACGCCATCCTGATCGACGGCAAGGGGCAGTATTCGGGCGACAACAAGGCGCAGGCGATGGCTGCCGCGGGCAGGATCGTGACGGCCGAGGACAGGGGCGATCATGTCTTCATCCGCGGTGATGCGACGGCAGCCTACAAGCTGCTGTCACCTGCCGTGACCTCGGTGCTGCGCGATGTGTATGTGGTGAACAACGAATATCTCGTCATCGTCGACGACATCGGCGCGGACGAACCCGTCGCCATTGATTGGCGACTGCACGCCAATGCGCCGATGGCCCTGGGCGACAGCTCTTTCCGCTATATCGGCGAGCGGGCGGGCTTCTATGGCCAGATCCTGTGGTCCGAGGCCGGCGCGCCGAAGCTCTCACAAGAAACCGGTTTCCCCGGCGTCGATCCGTCCGAAATCGCGGGGCTGGCGGTCAGCACCTGCCTGACCGCCAGTTTCCCCAAAGCGATGCGGCATCAGATCGCAACGCTGATTGTACCCTATCCGGTTGCGGCCCCGCGGCGCGTGTTCTCGTTCCTCGATGACCAGGGTTACGACTGCAATCTCTACTTCACTGACGCCCAGGACCGGACCTTCAAGGTCGTGATCCCCAAGACATTCGATGTCGGCTCTGCGTCGACCCCAAGCCGTGCCAAGAGGGAAACTGTATGA
- a CDS encoding extracellular solute-binding protein, with protein sequence MRNLTLTLAVLGTTALSAPVLADETHKIVDDPLQLTIHMHWPRAQGYNEAYPVELAARKMTNIHLIDRTAGKNSTDHNEAMNLLLAQGNLPDIVGGHRIKDAVNQYGPEGAFVPLNDLIEEHAPSIKAFFDERPELWQAIASWDGNVYYIPYLPDGKFGRAWYIRQDWLDKLGLEQPDNVEEYYQVLKAFREQDPNGNGKKDEIPFFARQWEEVIRLVTLWDGRSSGSDTYHDFYVDGGEVRHPYAQEAYRKGIKNIAQWYAEGLIDPEIFTRGSSSRDYLLSENLGGSTHDWFASTSGYNEALQDRVEGLNFIPFLPPASVSGVRMEEHRRIPIKPDGWAISYMNKHPVETIKYFDFWFTEEGRLLANFGVEGETWNMVDGEPVYKPDVLKSDSPVNSQMYLVGAQIQRGFWQDYRYEIQWTSDAALKGIELYEANDLLIPDFLGVSFTKEEQAVYDRYWPSILTYMLERQQAWILGSGNVDADWDSYTATLAKMRYQDVIDVMNSAYKRQYG encoded by the coding sequence ATGCGAAATCTGACGCTGACCCTTGCCGTTCTGGGCACTACGGCGCTGAGCGCGCCGGTCTTGGCGGACGAAACCCACAAGATCGTCGACGATCCGCTGCAACTGACGATCCACATGCACTGGCCCCGTGCGCAAGGCTACAACGAGGCCTATCCCGTCGAGCTTGCCGCGCGGAAGATGACCAACATCCACCTGATCGACAGGACGGCGGGCAAGAATTCCACCGACCATAACGAGGCGATGAACCTGCTGCTGGCGCAAGGCAACCTGCCCGATATCGTTGGCGGCCACCGGATCAAGGACGCGGTCAACCAATACGGACCGGAAGGCGCCTTTGTGCCGCTGAACGATCTGATCGAGGAGCACGCCCCGAGCATCAAGGCGTTCTTCGACGAACGGCCGGAACTGTGGCAGGCGATCGCGTCCTGGGATGGCAATGTCTATTACATCCCCTACCTGCCCGACGGGAAGTTCGGCCGCGCCTGGTACATCCGCCAGGACTGGCTGGACAAGTTGGGCCTGGAGCAGCCGGACAATGTCGAGGAATACTATCAGGTCCTGAAGGCGTTCCGCGAGCAAGATCCCAATGGCAATGGCAAGAAGGACGAGATCCCGTTCTTTGCGCGCCAGTGGGAAGAGGTGATCCGCCTTGTCACGCTGTGGGACGGCCGGTCGAGCGGGTCGGATACCTATCACGATTTCTATGTCGATGGTGGCGAGGTCCGGCACCCCTACGCGCAGGAAGCCTACCGCAAGGGCATCAAGAACATCGCCCAATGGTATGCCGAGGGCCTGATCGACCCCGAGATCTTCACCCGCGGGTCCAGCTCGCGCGATTACCTGCTGTCGGAAAACCTTGGCGGGTCGACCCATGACTGGTTCGCATCGACTTCGGGCTACAACGAGGCGTTGCAGGACAGGGTCGAAGGGCTGAATTTCATCCCGTTCCTGCCGCCAGCCTCGGTCAGCGGCGTGCGGATGGAGGAGCATCGCCGTATCCCGATCAAGCCCGATGGCTGGGCGATCAGCTACATGAACAAACACCCGGTCGAGACGATCAAATATTTCGACTTTTGGTTCACCGAAGAAGGGCGTCTGCTGGCCAACTTCGGTGTCGAGGGCGAGACTTGGAACATGGTTGATGGCGAGCCGGTCTACAAGCCCGACGTGCTGAAGAGCGATTCCCCCGTCAACAGCCAGATGTATCTGGTCGGCGCGCAGATCCAGCGCGGTTTCTGGCAGGACTACCGCTATGAAATCCAGTGGACCAGTGATGCGGCGCTGAAGGGTATCGAGCTCTACGAGGCGAACGACCTGCTGATCCCCGACTTCCTCGGCGTATCGTTCACCAAGGAAGAGCAGGCCGTCTATGACCGCTACTGGCCGTCGATCCTGACCTACATGCTGGAACGCCAGCAGGCCTGGATCCTTGGCTCGGGCAATGTCGATGCCGATTGGGACAGCTACACCGCGACGCTGGCCAAGATGCGCTATCAGGACGTCATTGACGTGATGAACTCGGCCTACAAGCGGCAATACGGCTGA
- a CDS encoding carbohydrate ABC transporter permease — translation MANMSLYSRGDRLFVIVNMALIGLFTISTLYPFIYIASLSLSSGFEARAGNVVLTPVGFTLEAYKRVLSEPAFWSSYRNTFIYTIGGTLMSLLFIIPGAYALSRQQLYGRRFWNLMVAFTMWFNAGLIPFFLNMRDLGLLDSYFGIIIGFAVNGFNIILLRNFFEAIPQSFEEAARMDGANEFQVLWKVYMPLSKPAIATVALFCIVARWNGFFWAMVLLQDKDKIPLQVYLRQVIVALSDDEEFANTLMSSAYSFETVSAAIIVCSIIPILIIYPSSRSISARASCWAG, via the coding sequence ATGGCTAACATGAGCCTTTACTCGCGCGGGGACCGGCTGTTCGTCATCGTCAACATGGCGCTGATCGGGCTGTTCACGATCTCGACGCTGTACCCGTTCATCTACATTGCCTCTCTGTCGCTGAGCAGCGGTTTCGAGGCGCGGGCGGGAAATGTGGTGCTTACCCCAGTGGGCTTCACGCTCGAGGCCTACAAGCGGGTGCTGTCGGAACCGGCGTTCTGGAGCTCGTACCGCAACACCTTCATCTACACGATCGGCGGCACGCTGATGAGCCTGCTGTTCATCATTCCCGGCGCCTATGCGCTGTCGCGGCAGCAGCTTTATGGGCGGCGGTTCTGGAACCTGATGGTTGCCTTCACCATGTGGTTCAATGCCGGGCTGATCCCGTTCTTCCTGAACATGCGCGACCTTGGCCTGCTGGATAGCTATTTCGGCATCATCATCGGCTTCGCGGTCAACGGCTTCAATATCATCTTGCTGCGCAACTTCTTCGAGGCGATCCCGCAGAGTTTTGAAGAAGCCGCACGCATGGACGGCGCCAACGAGTTTCAGGTGCTGTGGAAGGTCTACATGCCGCTGTCGAAACCCGCGATCGCCACCGTAGCGCTGTTCTGCATCGTGGCGCGCTGGAACGGGTTCTTCTGGGCGATGGTCCTGCTTCAGGACAAGGACAAGATCCCGCTGCAGGTCTACCTGCGCCAGGTCATCGTCGCGCTGTCGGATGACGAGGAGTTCGCCAACACCCTGATGAGTTCTGCCTATTCGTTCGAAACGGTCAGCGCCGCGATCATCGTCTGCTCGATCATCCCGATCCTGATTATCTACCCTTCCTCCAGAAGTATTTCAGCAAGGGCATCTTGCTGGGCGGGGTGA
- a CDS encoding ABC transporter permease, with translation MSETSDIPGQRTETIVIEAREAQRDRRGRRVQRIGDHLKREWQLYLMLLPTIIWLVIFLYKPMYGLQIAFKDYSLFRGVAGSPWIGLEHFDTLFNNDQFLRALRNTVIISFYGLIFGFPVPIILAVMFNEVLHQKFKKAAQTIVYLPHFISSVIIAGIVITAFSPSAGIVNTLLGWLGMDPVYFLTKPEWFRPIFVGTGIWQEAGFQSIVYLAAIAGISPTLYESAVVDGASRWQMIWKITLPSILPTIIIMLIIRIGNMLEVSFEMIILLYQPATYETADVVNTFIYRQGIQGGQYDLAAAAGLFNAIVAFALVMTANTISKRYSRTSLW, from the coding sequence ATGAGCGAGACATCCGACATCCCCGGCCAACGCACCGAAACCATCGTCATCGAGGCACGCGAGGCGCAGCGGGATCGCCGCGGACGTCGTGTGCAGCGGATCGGCGATCACCTGAAGCGCGAATGGCAGCTATACTTGATGCTGCTTCCCACCATCATCTGGTTGGTCATCTTCCTCTACAAGCCGATGTACGGGCTGCAGATCGCGTTCAAGGATTACAGCCTGTTCCGCGGCGTGGCCGGCAGCCCCTGGATCGGTCTGGAGCATTTCGACACGCTGTTCAACAACGACCAGTTCCTGCGGGCGTTGCGCAACACCGTCATCATCAGCTTCTACGGGCTGATCTTCGGCTTTCCGGTGCCGATCATCCTGGCGGTGATGTTCAACGAGGTCCTGCACCAGAAGTTCAAGAAGGCCGCGCAGACCATCGTCTACCTGCCGCACTTCATCTCATCCGTCATCATCGCGGGGATTGTCATCACCGCCTTTTCGCCCTCGGCCGGGATCGTGAACACGCTTCTGGGCTGGCTAGGCATGGATCCGGTCTACTTCCTGACCAAGCCCGAGTGGTTCCGGCCGATCTTCGTGGGCACCGGCATCTGGCAGGAGGCGGGGTTCCAGTCCATCGTCTACCTCGCCGCCATCGCCGGGATCTCGCCCACGCTTTACGAAAGCGCGGTGGTGGACGGGGCTTCGCGCTGGCAGATGATCTGGAAGATCACGCTGCCGTCGATCCTGCCGACCATCATCATCATGCTGATTATCCGCATCGGCAACATGCTCGAAGTGTCGTTCGAGATGATTATCCTGCTGTATCAGCCCGCGACCTACGAGACGGCGGATGTGGTGAACACCTTCATCTACCGGCAGGGCATCCAGGGCGGCCAATACGATCTTGCCGCCGCCGCGGGCCTGTTCAACGCCATCGTGGCTTTCGCGCTGGTGATGACCGCCAACACCATCTCGAAGCGCTATTCGCGCACGTCACTGTGGTGA
- a CDS encoding ABC transporter ATP-binding protein, producing the protein MAGVRLEGIVKAYGALRVVHGIDLEVQEKEFVVLVGPSGCGKSTTLRMIAGLEEISDGDLTIDGRRMNRVAPKDRDVAMVFQNYALYPHLNVADNIAFGLRIRRESKADIAAAVKEVSGILGLTEYLERRPADLSGGQRQRVAMGRAIVRRPKVFLFDEPLSNLDAKLRTQMRAEIKRLHKRLGATSIYVTHDQVEAMTLADRIVVMNNGRIEQIGTPTDLFLHPANIFVAGFLGSPPMNMVRARIVEGITGPVAEVAGAQIPLAPLPALQDGTSREVILGIRPEFVELAARDAPGAVPVDLDLVETLGSEALLHAALAGAPFVIRTNTVGRAEALEEAAAFTIAPHLIRVFDAQTGEALAGQGTRS; encoded by the coding sequence ATGGCGGGAGTTCGTCTTGAGGGCATCGTCAAGGCCTATGGCGCGTTGCGGGTTGTGCATGGCATCGACCTTGAAGTGCAGGAGAAGGAGTTCGTGGTACTCGTCGGCCCCTCGGGCTGTGGCAAGTCGACGACGCTGCGGATGATTGCCGGACTGGAGGAAATCTCGGACGGGGACCTGACCATCGACGGGCGCCGGATGAACCGCGTTGCCCCCAAGGACCGCGACGTGGCAATGGTGTTCCAGAACTACGCTCTTTATCCGCACCTGAACGTTGCCGACAACATTGCCTTCGGGTTGCGCATCCGCAGGGAAAGCAAGGCCGACATCGCCGCGGCGGTAAAGGAAGTCAGCGGCATCCTGGGGCTGACGGAGTATCTGGAGCGGCGCCCGGCCGACCTGTCGGGCGGCCAGCGCCAGCGCGTTGCGATGGGCCGCGCCATCGTGCGGCGGCCCAAGGTGTTCCTGTTCGACGAGCCGCTCTCGAACCTCGATGCCAAGCTGCGCACCCAGATGCGGGCCGAGATCAAGCGCCTGCACAAACGCCTTGGTGCGACCAGCATCTATGTCACCCACGATCAAGTCGAGGCGATGACGCTGGCCGACCGGATCGTGGTGATGAACAACGGGCGGATCGAGCAGATCGGAACCCCGACAGACCTGTTCCTGCACCCCGCCAACATCTTCGTTGCAGGCTTCCTTGGCTCGCCGCCAATGAACATGGTCAGGGCGCGGATCGTAGAAGGCATCACCGGCCCGGTGGCCGAGGTGGCTGGTGCGCAGATTCCGCTGGCGCCGTTGCCCGCGCTTCAGGACGGCACTAGCCGCGAGGTCATTCTGGGTATCCGGCCCGAATTTGTGGAGCTTGCCGCCAGGGATGCGCCGGGGGCGGTTCCGGTGGATCTCGACCTGGTGGAGACGCTGGGGTCCGAGGCGCTGCTGCACGCGGCGCTGGCAGGCGCACCCTTTGTCATCCGCACCAACACCGTAGGGCGGGCCGAGGCGCTTGAAGAGGCCGCGGCCTTCACCATCGCGCCGCACCTGATCCGCGTGTTCGACGCGCAGACCGGCGAGGCGCTGGCCGGTCAGGGAACCCGGTCATGA
- a CDS encoding enolase C-terminal domain-like protein: protein MKVIEITVTPIAVPDVPLANTKGVHQSVFLRSIIEVKTDTGLVGLSETYGAKRTLAGLQAVAPLLEGLDPYDLRDLRARIERALPDAGGINAPTALADHQLVDVVYSAFEIALLDIRGKEVGRPLYDLLGGATRKTVSFGAYLFFKFDKRDLTFGPDIMGEVMTPDALVEQARAFVGEYGFRSLKLKGGVLEPDLEVETMLKLREAFPHHPLRIDPMGAWSVQTAKRVVDQLHGVLEYLEDPCRGMDAMAELSALIDMPLATNLVVVEFEQIIEAVKTDAVQIILSDHHYWRGATGAIHLGEMCRAAGLGVSMHSNSHLGISLAAMCHVAAATPNLTYDCDTHYPWSTKEIVKGGRPQFRDGTLQVPDGPGLGVELDHEAVVELHDLYNRVMVVDRDDTDEMLKYVPDYVRKVPRW from the coding sequence ATGAAAGTCATCGAAATCACCGTCACACCAATCGCCGTTCCGGACGTGCCCCTGGCCAACACCAAGGGCGTTCATCAATCGGTGTTCCTGCGCTCGATCATCGAAGTGAAGACTGATACCGGACTTGTCGGCCTGTCCGAAACCTATGGGGCCAAACGCACGTTGGCGGGTCTGCAAGCGGTTGCACCCCTGCTGGAAGGGCTAGACCCCTACGACCTGCGTGACCTTCGCGCCCGGATCGAGCGCGCCCTGCCGGATGCGGGCGGCATCAACGCCCCCACCGCCCTTGCCGATCACCAGCTTGTCGATGTCGTCTACAGCGCCTTCGAGATCGCCCTTCTCGACATCCGCGGCAAGGAGGTGGGCCGCCCGCTTTATGACCTTCTCGGCGGGGCCACACGCAAGACGGTCTCGTTCGGCGCCTACCTGTTCTTCAAGTTCGACAAGCGCGACCTGACCTTCGGCCCCGACATCATGGGCGAGGTAATGACGCCGGATGCCCTTGTCGAACAGGCCCGCGCCTTTGTCGGCGAGTATGGCTTCCGCTCGCTGAAGCTGAAGGGCGGCGTGCTGGAGCCGGACCTTGAGGTCGAGACGATGCTGAAACTGCGCGAGGCCTTCCCCCATCACCCCCTTCGCATAGACCCGATGGGCGCCTGGAGCGTGCAGACCGCCAAGCGCGTGGTCGATCAGCTGCATGGCGTGCTGGAATACCTCGAAGACCCCTGCCGCGGCATGGATGCAATGGCAGAGCTGTCAGCCCTGATCGACATGCCGCTGGCGACAAACCTTGTCGTGGTGGAGTTCGAGCAGATCATCGAGGCGGTTAAGACGGACGCCGTGCAGATCATCCTGTCGGATCACCACTACTGGCGCGGCGCAACCGGAGCGATCCACCTAGGCGAGATGTGCCGCGCGGCAGGGCTTGGCGTGTCGATGCACTCGAACTCGCACCTTGGCATTTCACTGGCGGCCATGTGCCATGTCGCGGCCGCCACCCCGAACCTCACCTATGACTGCGACACGCATTATCCCTGGTCCACCAAGGAAATCGTCAAGGGCGGCCGGCCGCAGTTCCGCGACGGGACACTTCAGGTGCCGGACGGACCGGGTCTCGGCGTGGAACTGGACCATGAGGCGGTTGTCGAATTGCACGACCTCTACAACCGGGTGATGGTGGTGGATCGGGACGATACCGACGAGATGCTGAAATACGTCCCGGACTATGTACGCAAGGTGCCGAGATGGTAG
- a CDS encoding GntR family transcriptional regulator has product MMQIHTSRDRRTSVEQIFDYLYDEIHSLRLKPGDKISEADIAAQFGVSRQPVRDAFSRLENLDLLVIRPQRATEVKRFSAREIEKSRFVRASVEAEVLRRAARRCDPPGAALLEACLTEQRRAIADSDYRAFSRLDYEFHGTLCRIAGVPFAFEVISAEKSKVDRLCILSLKKEDRMPQLLEDHEEIVRAVTAGDAEAAIAAGMLHLSRLDATINAITENSAHYFEPDPASG; this is encoded by the coding sequence ATGATGCAGATCCACACCTCTCGGGATCGACGGACCAGCGTCGAACAGATCTTCGACTACCTCTACGACGAAATTCATTCCCTGCGCCTCAAACCCGGCGACAAGATCTCGGAGGCTGACATCGCTGCACAGTTCGGCGTGTCGCGCCAGCCGGTCCGCGATGCGTTCAGCCGGCTGGAAAACCTTGACCTGCTGGTGATCCGCCCGCAGCGCGCCACCGAGGTGAAGCGCTTCTCGGCCCGCGAGATCGAGAAATCGCGCTTCGTGCGCGCCTCGGTCGAAGCCGAGGTACTGCGCCGCGCTGCAAGGCGCTGCGACCCGCCGGGCGCCGCGCTGCTTGAAGCCTGCCTGACAGAGCAGCGCAGGGCCATCGCGGACAGCGACTACCGCGCCTTCAGCCGCCTCGACTACGAATTTCACGGCACATTGTGCCGGATCGCGGGCGTCCCTTTCGCATTCGAAGTGATCTCGGCAGAAAAGAGCAAGGTCGACAGGCTCTGCATTCTGAGCCTCAAGAAAGAAGACCGCATGCCGCAACTGCTTGAGGATCACGAAGAGATCGTCCGCGCCGTAACGGCAGGTGACGCCGAGGCCGCCATCGCGGCGGGAATGCTGCATCTTTCCCGCCTGGATGCCACGATCAACGCCATCACCGAGAACAGCGCGCATTACTTCGAGCCCGATCCCGCCTCCGGTTGA
- a CDS encoding MATE family efflux transporter — MTSARLDLPPPTNRTVLLMAWPMTMMAIMLHGIVVIDAYVVAGLGEASLAAMGLAGSLAGLLLGMLSAFAMATQIRQAQAFGSGKAVGMKTGVCCGLVINLAVALVGAVLALVFGGTILSVLAHSPLIAADAKSYLDMFLLVVLMEAVALVLSSHFNACGATRLPFYSYLISLPVNVGTSIALIHGLGGLPEMGVSGAAAGSALGSALRTAFLARMFHRMFRSYLDVAGWLGGAFWPAFRGHLLFALPIAATFISATLSTSVCTMIFAGLNVNQFAAMVLIMPWVMIAGTIGMSWAQATGIIVAQLIGQGQRGAALDRFLSGAWRAAFVTAGLVALIYFLVWLVSPVLYPRLHPETRATLAQFLPILLLLPFPKESNAICGNTLRAAGETVYVMHVFVWSQWLFRVPATAIMILWLDLSAVWVFSLLLLEELVKLPAFHIRLFRGTWKQAES; from the coding sequence ATGACCAGCGCCCGCCTCGACCTGCCCCCTCCGACCAACCGCACCGTGCTGCTGATGGCCTGGCCGATGACGATGATGGCGATCATGCTGCACGGCATCGTCGTAATAGATGCCTATGTGGTCGCAGGCCTCGGCGAGGCATCGCTTGCGGCAATGGGATTGGCCGGATCGCTTGCGGGGCTCTTGCTTGGAATGCTCTCGGCCTTCGCAATGGCGACCCAGATCCGGCAGGCGCAGGCGTTCGGCTCTGGCAAGGCGGTCGGGATGAAGACCGGGGTCTGCTGCGGGCTTGTCATCAACTTGGCCGTCGCCCTTGTCGGTGCCGTGCTGGCCCTTGTCTTCGGGGGCACCATCCTCAGCGTCCTCGCCCACAGCCCCCTCATCGCGGCGGATGCGAAGAGCTATCTCGACATGTTTCTTCTCGTGGTCCTGATGGAAGCGGTGGCGCTTGTGCTCTCGAGCCACTTCAACGCCTGCGGCGCAACGCGGCTGCCATTCTACAGCTACCTTATCTCGCTCCCGGTAAACGTGGGAACCAGTATCGCGCTGATCCACGGGCTTGGCGGTCTACCAGAAATGGGCGTCAGTGGCGCGGCTGCCGGCAGCGCGCTTGGCTCGGCGCTCAGAACCGCATTTCTGGCACGGATGTTCCACAGGATGTTCCGCAGCTATCTTGATGTTGCAGGCTGGCTCGGCGGAGCGTTCTGGCCGGCATTCCGGGGCCACCTTCTGTTCGCCCTGCCCATCGCCGCAACCTTCATCAGCGCCACGCTGTCAACCAGCGTCTGCACGATGATCTTCGCCGGCCTGAACGTGAACCAGTTCGCGGCAATGGTGCTGATAATGCCTTGGGTGATGATCGCCGGCACCATCGGCATGTCTTGGGCCCAGGCCACGGGCATCATCGTCGCACAACTGATCGGACAGGGGCAGCGGGGCGCCGCGCTTGACCGGTTCCTGAGCGGCGCCTGGCGTGCAGCCTTCGTGACGGCGGGGCTGGTCGCCCTGATCTATTTTTTGGTCTGGCTGGTCTCTCCGGTTCTCTACCCCAGGCTGCATCCCGAAACCCGCGCGACCCTGGCGCAATTCCTGCCGATCCTGTTGTTGTTGCCGTTTCCCAAGGAATCCAATGCGATCTGCGGCAACACCCTGCGGGCGGCGGGCGAGACCGTCTATGTCATGCATGTCTTCGTCTGGTCGCAATGGCTGTTCCGTGTACCTGCCACGGCCATCATGATCCTCTGGCTTGACCTGTCGGCAGTCTGGGTGTTCTCGCTGCTTCTGCTCGAGGAACTGGTGAAACTCCCAGCGTTCCACATCCGGCTCTTCAGGGGCACATGGAAGCAGGCCGAGAGCTGA